From the genome of Danio aesculapii chromosome 16, fDanAes4.1, whole genome shotgun sequence, one region includes:
- the slc25a40 gene encoding probable mitochondrial glutathione transporter SLC25A40 produces MSCQKSSPGPPGDITPFQQMMASCSGAIITSLLVTPLDVVKIRLQAQKNPFPKGKCFVYCNGLMDHICVCENGNTKVWYKAPGHFSSTLDAFIKIIRMEGIRSLWSGLPPTLIMAVPATVIYFTCYDQLFALLKLRMGDRSDLAPLFAGAIARVGSATVISPLELIRTKMQSEKQSYREMNAVIRSALKNEGWRSLWRGWGPTLLRDVPFSAMYWFNYEKGKWWLCKHYSCSEPTVAITFTAGALSGSIASIITLPFDVVKTKRQVEMGELQTMKLSTQVSSSTYSVMKRIVAENGLSGLFAGFMPRLIKVAPACAIMISTYEFGKAFFHKHNHQKESQVTAPQHIISHTEKH; encoded by the exons CAGGTCCCCCGGGGGACATTACACCCTTCCAGCAGATGATGGCGTCCTGCTCCGGGGCAATTATTACATCACTCTTGG TAACACCTCTGGATGTGGTGAAAATCCGACTGCAGGCCCAAAAGAATCCTTTCCCCAAAG GAAAATGTTTTGTGTACTGTAACGGCCTGATGGATCATATATGCGTCTGCGAGAATGGCAACACAAAGGTCTGGTACAAAGCACCCGGACATTTCAGCAGCACATTG GACGCCTTTATTAAGATTATACGTATGGAAGGAATCAGGTCTCTATGGAGCGGCCTTCCTCCAACGCT AATAATGGCAGTGCCTGCGACGGTGATTTATTTCACATGTTACGATCAGCTGTTTGCTCTTCTCAAGCTCAGGATGGGCGACCGATCGGATCTGGCACCGCTGTTTGCTGGCGCTATTGCGAGAG TGGGCTCGGCCACAGTGATCAGCCCCCTGGAGCTCATCCGCACCAAGATGCAGTCTGAGAAACAGTCGTACAGAGAGATGAACGCTGTCATCCGGTCAGCACTAAAAAACGAGGGTTGGAGGTCTCTGTGGAGGGGCTGGGGGCCTACGCTGCTCCGGGACGTCCCGTTCTCAG CTATGTACTGGTTTAACTATGAGAAGGGCAAATGGTGGCTCTGTAAACACTACAGCTGTAGCGAACCGACTGTTGCCATCACATTCACAGCTGGAGCTCTGTCTGGATCA ATTGCGTCGATCATCACACTGCCGTTTGATGTGGTCAAAACAAAACGACAAGTGGAAATGGGTGAACTGCAAACCATGAAGT TGTCTACGCAAGTGTCATCCAGCACATACAGTGTGATGAAAAGGATAGTGGCTGAAAATGGACTATCAGGACTCTTTGcag GTTTCATGCCGAGGCTGATTAAAGTGGCTCCTGCTTGTGCTATAATGATCAGCACATATGAATTTGGGAAAgcttttttccacaaacacaACCATCAGAAAGAGAGTCAAGTAACTGCACCCCAGCACATCATATCTCACACAGAAAAGCACTAA